In Streptomyces thermolilacinus SPC6, a single genomic region encodes these proteins:
- a CDS encoding alpha-lytic protease prodomain-containing protein produces MLHRHAGAAFAAAAAVGALVLTALPGAAAATPAPPAATPSAAVSMGADKTSPEVLAAMQRDLGLSASQAQRRLVNEAEAGAVAGRLGGTLGADYAGAWVQGAESATLTVATTDPADASAIRAAGAEARVVRHTLARLDAAKSALDRAAARVNTRDVPVWYVDVRTNSVTVNAVKRAAAEAFLKTAAVDRSLVRVETSAERPRALYDIRGGDAYYMGGGRCSVGFAITKGTQHGFATAGHCGRVGTATSGFNQVAQGTFQGSSFPGRDMAWVAANSNWRSTPYVKGASGQNVQVTGSTQAVVGASVCRSGSTTGWHCGTVQQHNTSVTYPEGTVSGVTRTSVCAEPGDSGGSYISGSQAQGVTSGGSGNCRTGGTTYHQPINPLLQTYALTLTTTTDPGPGPGEPPGEPGGTWAAGTVYNAGAQVTYGGATYRCLQTHQAQVGWEPPNTPALWQRV; encoded by the coding sequence ATGCTCCACAGACACGCCGGAGCCGCGTTCGCCGCCGCGGCCGCCGTCGGCGCGCTCGTGCTCACCGCGCTCCCCGGCGCGGCGGCCGCGACGCCCGCACCGCCCGCCGCGACCCCGTCGGCGGCCGTCAGCATGGGCGCCGACAAGACGTCCCCCGAGGTACTGGCCGCGATGCAGCGGGACTTGGGGCTGAGCGCGTCCCAGGCCCAGCGCCGCCTGGTCAACGAGGCCGAGGCCGGAGCCGTCGCCGGACGCCTCGGCGGCACCCTCGGCGCTGACTACGCGGGCGCCTGGGTGCAGGGCGCCGAGTCGGCGACCCTCACCGTCGCCACCACGGACCCCGCCGACGCCTCCGCGATCCGCGCCGCGGGCGCCGAAGCCCGGGTGGTCCGCCACACCCTGGCCCGCCTCGACGCCGCCAAGTCCGCCCTCGACCGGGCCGCCGCCCGCGTCAACACCCGGGACGTGCCCGTCTGGTACGTGGACGTGCGCACCAACTCCGTCACCGTCAACGCCGTCAAGCGGGCCGCAGCGGAGGCGTTCCTGAAGACCGCGGCCGTCGACCGGTCCCTCGTCCGCGTCGAGACGTCCGCCGAACGGCCGCGCGCCCTCTACGACATCCGGGGCGGCGACGCGTACTACATGGGCGGCGGCCGCTGCTCGGTCGGCTTCGCCATCACCAAGGGCACCCAGCACGGCTTCGCCACCGCCGGGCACTGCGGGCGCGTGGGCACCGCCACCAGCGGCTTCAACCAGGTCGCCCAGGGCACCTTCCAGGGCTCCAGCTTCCCGGGCCGCGACATGGCGTGGGTGGCGGCCAACAGCAACTGGCGCTCCACCCCGTACGTCAAGGGCGCGAGCGGCCAGAACGTCCAGGTCACCGGCTCCACGCAGGCCGTCGTCGGCGCGTCGGTCTGCCGCTCCGGGTCCACCACCGGCTGGCACTGCGGGACGGTCCAGCAGCACAACACGAGCGTCACCTACCCGGAGGGCACGGTCAGCGGCGTGACCCGCACGTCCGTGTGCGCCGAGCCGGGCGACTCGGGCGGCTCGTACATCTCGGGCAGCCAGGCCCAGGGCGTCACCTCCGGTGGCTCCGGCAACTGCCGCACGGGCGGCACGACGTACCACCAGCCGATCAACCCGCTGCTCCAGACGTACGCGCTGACGCTCACCACGACGACCGACCCGGGCCCGGGGCCGGGTGAGCCTCCGGGCGAGCCGGGCGGCACGTGGGCGGCGGGCACGGTGTACAACGCCGGCGCCCAGGTCACGTACGGCGGCGCCACCTACCGCTGCCTCCAGACGCACCAGGCCCAGGTCGGCTGGGAGCCGCCGAACACCCCGGCGCTCTGGCAGCGGGTGTAG
- a CDS encoding LysR family transcriptional regulator, which translates to MDLELRHLKTVRAIADAGSLTKAATALGLAQPALSAQLKRIERALGGALFERGRHGVRATPLGELVLERARIVLPAVSELQRDAVRFASGAAGGAGSRYRLGGTHGPLLGALVDRLAASHPRAAVTTHTSWSEREIAAAVTEGRLDYALIGTCGTSAPPEDDRLTWREIATDPVFVMLPTGHPLAARDQVDLTDLADAAWADVPGDGCFADCFHAACARAGFTPARVYETDTASCVHLVQVGRAVGLCRATFPDTAGLVTRPLTGTPLVWRHLIGWHPDTPAGLAAPSVVAHARAAHAEAAARSRSYAAWRASALP; encoded by the coding sequence ATGGACCTCGAGTTGCGGCATCTGAAGACGGTGCGGGCGATAGCCGACGCGGGCAGCCTCACCAAGGCCGCCACCGCGCTCGGACTGGCCCAGCCCGCCCTCAGCGCCCAGCTCAAGCGGATCGAGCGGGCACTGGGAGGCGCGCTGTTCGAACGCGGGCGGCACGGCGTACGGGCCACGCCCCTCGGCGAGCTCGTCCTGGAGCGGGCGCGGATCGTGCTGCCCGCCGTCAGCGAGCTCCAGCGCGACGCCGTACGGTTCGCCAGCGGCGCGGCGGGCGGCGCGGGCAGCCGCTACCGGCTCGGCGGCACCCACGGCCCGCTCCTCGGCGCCCTCGTGGACCGGCTCGCCGCCAGCCACCCGCGCGCCGCCGTCACCACCCACACCTCGTGGTCCGAGCGGGAGATCGCCGCCGCCGTCACCGAGGGCCGCCTCGACTACGCGCTCATCGGCACCTGCGGCACCAGCGCCCCGCCCGAGGACGACCGGCTGACCTGGCGGGAGATCGCCACCGACCCCGTCTTCGTCATGCTTCCCACCGGCCACCCGCTCGCCGCCCGCGACCAGGTGGACCTGACCGACCTCGCCGACGCCGCCTGGGCCGACGTACCCGGCGACGGCTGCTTCGCCGACTGCTTCCACGCCGCCTGCGCCCGCGCGGGCTTCACCCCGGCCCGCGTGTACGAGACGGACACGGCGTCCTGCGTCCACCTCGTCCAGGTCGGCCGCGCCGTCGGCCTGTGCCGCGCCACGTTCCCCGACACGGCCGGGCTCGTCACCCGGCCCCTCACCGGCACCCCCCTCGTGTGGCGCCACCTCATCGGCTGGCACCCCGACACCCCCGCCGGCCTCGCCGCCCCGTCGGTCGTCGCCCACGCGCGAGCCGCGCACGCCGAGGCGGCCGCGCGCAGCCGCAGTTACGCCGCCTGGAGGGCGTCGGCGCTCCCATAA